A window from Zavarzinia compransoris encodes these proteins:
- the hrpB gene encoding ATP-dependent helicase HrpB: MDRLPIDDSLPDLMRALDGAPAVVLEAPTGAGKTTRVPLALLGRPWAAGGRIVMLEPRRLAARAAARRMAEQSGETVGETVGYRVRFDTKVGPKTRIEVVTDGLFTRMIADDPSLDGIAAVVFDEFHERSLDADLGLALALEAQEALRPDLKLVVMSATLDGARVAELLGGAPVVRSEGRAFPVALRWAERRDEAPLEVRTARTVRQALADLGGDILVFLPGKTEIERTAALLADLPAAVVLHRLHGDLDLARQDQAIAPAPAGTRKIVLATNIAETSLTIEGVAVVIDSGLARASAFDPGTGMGRLVTGPVSQAAAEQRRGRAGRLGPGTCIRLWTEAEHRALLPHAPPEMLRADMAPVALDLALWGVADPAQLRLLDPPNAGAFAQGQGLLRDLGALDAANRITGHGRTLARLGAHPRLGHLMVAGRERGLGAMAARVAALIEGRDPVKRRPDARDCDLLLRLDALAGGGGGDIDRGGLRQIDQAARQWARRLGIDYRAADDRARLGVLVALAYPERVARRRSGGGGLYLMASGQGARLDPAEPLAGREWLAIASLDGSRRDGRAYLAAALDLAEVEDCFAASIEAEATVAFDEATGQVRARRRRRLGAIVVDDAVWPDPPRAAVTAALLAAIRVRGLDALDWSPAAASLRARVNFLHDLPDGAGTWPDWSDRALLDGLEDWLGPYLDGVTRLEALRRLDLHEVLAAGLDWALRQRLEAEAPGHLEVPSGNRHALDYGLGAAPVLAVKLQEMFGARETPTVARGQVAVVLHLLSPAGRPVQVTQDLVSFWARGYQDVRADLRGRYPKHPWPEDPLTALPTAKTKRHLPPGSG, encoded by the coding sequence ATGGACCGCCTGCCGATCGACGATAGTCTGCCCGACCTCATGCGCGCCCTCGACGGCGCGCCCGCGGTCGTGCTCGAAGCGCCGACCGGGGCGGGGAAGACCACGCGGGTGCCGCTTGCCCTGCTGGGCCGGCCGTGGGCGGCGGGTGGGCGGATCGTCATGCTGGAGCCCCGGCGCCTTGCCGCCCGCGCCGCCGCGCGCCGCATGGCCGAGCAATCGGGCGAGACGGTGGGCGAAACCGTCGGCTATCGCGTGCGCTTCGATACCAAGGTCGGCCCGAAGACCAGGATCGAAGTGGTCACCGACGGTCTCTTCACCCGCATGATCGCGGACGATCCGTCGCTCGACGGCATCGCCGCCGTCGTCTTCGACGAATTCCACGAGCGCAGCCTCGATGCCGACCTCGGCCTCGCCCTGGCCCTCGAAGCGCAGGAAGCCTTGCGCCCGGACCTCAAGCTGGTGGTGATGTCGGCGACCCTGGACGGCGCCCGGGTGGCCGAACTGCTGGGCGGGGCGCCGGTGGTGCGGTCCGAGGGGCGGGCCTTCCCGGTCGCGCTGCGCTGGGCGGAGCGGCGCGACGAAGCCCCGCTGGAGGTCCGCACCGCCCGCACCGTCCGCCAGGCGCTGGCGGACCTTGGCGGCGATATCCTCGTCTTCCTGCCCGGCAAGACCGAGATCGAGCGCACGGCCGCCCTTTTGGCCGATCTGCCGGCCGCCGTCGTCCTGCACCGGCTGCACGGCGATCTCGACCTCGCCCGCCAGGACCAGGCGATCGCGCCGGCGCCGGCGGGCACGCGCAAGATCGTGCTCGCCACCAATATCGCCGAAACCAGCCTGACCATCGAGGGGGTGGCGGTCGTGATCGACAGCGGCCTCGCCCGGGCCAGCGCCTTCGATCCCGGCACCGGCATGGGCCGGCTGGTCACCGGGCCGGTCTCGCAGGCCGCGGCCGAACAGCGCCGGGGCCGCGCCGGCCGCCTGGGGCCCGGGACCTGCATCCGCCTCTGGACCGAGGCGGAGCACCGCGCCCTGCTGCCCCATGCCCCGCCCGAGATGCTGCGCGCCGACATGGCGCCGGTCGCCCTCGATCTGGCCCTGTGGGGCGTGGCCGATCCGGCGCAATTGCGCCTGCTGGACCCGCCCAATGCCGGCGCCTTCGCACAAGGCCAGGGGTTGCTGCGGGACCTTGGCGCGCTGGATGCGGCGAATCGGATCACCGGCCACGGCCGCACCCTGGCCCGCCTCGGCGCCCATCCCCGCCTCGGGCATCTGATGGTCGCTGGGCGCGAACGGGGATTGGGCGCCATGGCGGCCCGGGTCGCCGCCCTGATCGAGGGGCGCGACCCGGTGAAGCGCCGGCCGGATGCCCGGGATTGCGACCTGCTGCTGCGCCTGGACGCCCTGGCGGGTGGGGGCGGCGGCGATATCGACCGCGGCGGCCTGCGCCAGATCGATCAGGCGGCGCGGCAATGGGCGCGGCGGCTCGGCATCGATTACCGGGCGGCGGACGATCGCGCCCGGCTCGGCGTCCTGGTCGCGCTGGCCTATCCGGAACGGGTGGCGCGGCGGCGCAGCGGGGGCGGCGGGCTTTACCTCATGGCGTCGGGGCAGGGGGCGCGGCTCGATCCGGCGGAACCCCTGGCGGGGCGGGAATGGCTGGCCATCGCCAGTCTCGACGGCAGCCGGCGGGACGGCCGGGCCTATCTCGCCGCCGCCCTCGACCTGGCCGAGGTCGAGGATTGTTTCGCTGCCAGCATCGAGGCCGAGGCGACGGTCGCCTTCGACGAGGCGACGGGGCAGGTGCGGGCCCGGCGCCGGCGCCGGCTGGGCGCCATCGTGGTCGACGACGCGGTCTGGCCCGATCCCCCGCGCGCGGCGGTGACGGCAGCCCTGCTTGCCGCGATCCGCGTCCGCGGGCTCGATGCGCTGGACTGGAGCCCGGCGGCGGCCTCGCTGCGGGCGCGGGTGAATTTTCTCCACGACCTGCCGGATGGGGCCGGGACCTGGCCCGACTGGTCGGACCGGGCGCTGCTCGACGGGCTGGAGGACTGGCTCGGCCCCTATCTCGACGGTGTAACCCGGCTCGAAGCCCTGCGCCGCCTCGACCTGCACGAAGTGCTGGCCGCCGGCCTCGACTGGGCCCTGCGCCAGCGCCTGGAGGCGGAGGCGCCCGGCCATCTGGAAGTTCCGTCCGGCAATCGCCACGCGCTCGATTACGGCTTGGGCGCGGCGCCGGTGCTGGCGGTCAAATTGCAGGAAATGTTCGGGGCCCGCGAAACCCCCACGGTCGCACGCGGGCAGGTGGCGGTGGTGCTGCATCTCCTGTCGCCGGCGGGGCGCCCGGTCCAGGTGACGCAGGATCTGGTCAGCTTCTGGGCGCGCGGCTATCAGGATGTCAGGGCCGACCTGCGCGGCCGCTACCCGAAACATCCCTGGCCGGAAGACCCGCTGACCGCGCTGCCGACGGCGAAGACCAAGCGTCATCTGCCGCCGGGCAGCGGTTAG
- a CDS encoding DUF1036 domain-containing protein, protein MKIRSAVAGAAAMAAGLLVAASPAFAEYTVCNKTGQTTSVAVGYYEDKTNDGVENGVWVSEGWWNVEPGKCATPISGPLKVRYVYVYAEHPDGSSWPGESPFCAKDASFTIRGNTNCEKRGFYAKNFTEVDTGQEAKSYTTNLTDN, encoded by the coding sequence ATGAAGATCCGTTCTGCCGTTGCGGGTGCCGCGGCCATGGCTGCGGGGCTGCTGGTCGCCGCATCGCCGGCCTTTGCCGAATATACCGTCTGCAACAAGACCGGGCAGACCACCTCGGTCGCCGTCGGCTATTACGAGGACAAGACCAATGACGGCGTCGAGAACGGCGTCTGGGTCTCGGAAGGCTGGTGGAACGTCGAGCCCGGCAAATGCGCGACGCCGATCAGCGGGCCCCTGAAGGTGCGCTACGTCTATGTCTATGCCGAACATCCGGACGGCAGCAGCTGGCCGGGCGAATCGCCCTTCTGCGCCAAGGACGCCAGCTTCACCATCCGCGGCAACACCAACTGCGAGAAGCGCGGCTTCTATGCCAAGAACTTCACCGAGGTCGACACCGGCCAGGAAGCCAAGTCCTACACGACCAACCTGACCGACAATTGA